ATTAACTAGGTAGTTGATGGGTTGGTGGTGCATGAAACTTTCTTTTCTTTCTCTTTGATCTCTTATAAACAACAAATATACCTAAACCTAATAAAGGCATTAATAAACCTTCTATAAACATTGGAAAGTTAAGCAGCATTATATTCATCCCTATCTTCAAGATCTCTCAAAAATCTTTTATCTAATAAGTAATTGTCTATAAGCTCTGCTGCCATCACTATCTCAGCAGCATTTTTAGATAGTTCTTGTGGACCTTTGTCTAATAAGTAATTGTCTATAAGCTCTAGATTGTACTCGTTTTCTTTAATTGGTTTATCGCTGTCTAATAGCTTTCTTATTTGTGTAAATACAAGCTCTTGATCGTATCCACTTTCTCTAATCTCTTTTAACATTTCGTCTGGAATTTGCATAATCTTCAACTCCTATGTGACAGTTTTTTAGAGGAAAATAAGTCTAAATAAGCCAGTATATAGTGCTATTTAGAGAAAATTAGAGCCTACATACGCATACTTACGAAGATATAAGAAAAAAGCAAGAAAATTACCGTTAAGCAGAATTGAAGTTGCCCACTATCTGTCCACTTCGGGCGTAGACAAATTTTTCAATAAAAAGCGAGTCTGGGTAACTCGCTAGTATGAATTGGGTTTAAATGATCGGGGCGAGAGGATTCGAACCTGCGACCTATTGCTCCCAAAGCACCCAGTACGCAATTTGCGACAGTAGGCCAAATAAATAAGTGAGGTTATAGCTAGTTAGTTGGCATTAAAAGAAATTTTATGAGTCTTAAAAAGTAGGAAGATATAGCAAGGTTGTGCATAAATAGCAAAATCTCGCTCAAATCTCGCTCACAAGCAACCTAGTGCCCTATGAGCACTAGAGCGAAGAATTTATTGACATGCGATCTAAACTTAGAGGGATAGAGTTTTTTTTATGACAGATAGAGAAACAATTGAATCGATGTTGTATGAGTTCGCAACACCGCAGAAAATGGGCTCATTTTTTGTAAATAATGCCACTGAAGATTTTTTACTTATCAGACCTAGCGGGAATCCAATAAGTGCAAAGGGATTCGAGGAAATGATGAGTTCTGGCGATGTTGTTCAGGAAAAAGCAGAAATTACAAAAATTCATAAGATTGAATTTCTTTCTGAAGATGTAGCAATGTCTGTTTTTACTCTTGGTTCAAAATTCACTTACAAAGGTACACCTAATGAAGACTTAGCAACAATTACTTCTATTTTTAAAAAAGTAGATAATGATTGGAAAGTTCACTGGGTGCAAAGATCAACTGGAAATACAGATTTATCTTTATGGGATTAGCAAGTAATTAATAGTCAGAATATGTATGGAATAGCTATTACTTATGGTGTTGTTTAGTTTGTTATTACTAGGTGGCTCTGCATATTTAACCTTCAAAATGACCCAAAAAAAATGATTGGAAGTTTACCTAAATTAATTTTTCTTCTTATGGTTTTGCTACTTGTAGGTAGCACTTTCGTTGGCGGGATTTTTTACTTTATTAAATGAAAAAGTGTGATTTATGCAATAAAGAGGATGAAATCCATTATCGAGTTAAATCTATAAATTATAAAAGTTGGATTTTTTGCTGTATAGAGTGTTGGCATATTGTTTCAAAAGAAAGTAAATATTCTTATGGTGGAACAAGAAAATCTAAAAAGAAGTAATGATTAGTAAAGAAGAAGAAAAAAATTATAAAAACCCAAAATAAGTAAAATTTGGAATTTTCTTATTTATGGAAGCACAATTGCAATTGGTGTTTTTTTGATCTGGTTATATTCTGCCTATATATTAATAAATAAATGAAACGCTTACTCATTGAATAAAGAACTTGTTTATCCCTTTAT
The sequence above is a segment of the Prochlorococcus marinus str. GP2 genome. Coding sequences within it:
- a CDS encoding DUF3804 family protein, whose protein sequence is MTDRETIESMLYEFATPQKMGSFFVNNATEDFLLIRPSGNPISAKGFEEMMSSGDVVQEKAEITKIHKIEFLSEDVAMSVFTLGSKFTYKGTPNEDLATITSIFKKVDNDWKVHWVQRSTGNTDLSLWD